Proteins co-encoded in one Flavivirga eckloniae genomic window:
- a CDS encoding right-handed parallel beta-helix repeat-containing protein, with translation MKFRGIILKTFLLFGILIGHATEIYVSPNGGTKNTGKKDDPVSFETAIKMASKLLKESGVPDERITILVLGGHYRFERPISLGEEFKGTASSPIVIKAAKGGKVVFDGSVLVDANKFKKVTKAKEKARLSKKVIDKIVAVTIKNEAMIERFNESLMLNLNFNGKNYLPSVFPNEEYADFVEKTVTAEVTPPGIPVGEQDYGLRAGYVPYLEEGKSRGWKGSLEEPRGARAKIDNKENEMAGTWVQWENELKRNNKRNQLTGFIEANWLLSSQPIYAASGKDECLHLSRALGYGWAWRKNDKQFRVFGMLCELDAPGEWHFDPLTNRLFIYPPEPMTKDTKISLSVANGFMALENTKHVQIIGLSVTNVGGGNVYALSGENNLVASCDITNSTAIGVDILGKNNSVIGCDLIDLNIHARLGGGIADGNEITPANNKIENCHIYQKQFKHEKVNIAINGCGNVFRNNLVHNSIGQALVVKGNEQLIELNEFFNIGFEEGDGGAVYSGADMGGYGNVYRYNFFHHLIHCPGKVGRSGIHLDDGQSGATCIGNVFYKSAAKGIFTFGGAGHTIYDNVLLEGDIGIYLMQVSGEKERLMAKEIKADPNHHRRGTKEDMIGRVEARIGDNGWAKPHWINKHPTFNKIMSDTETYGRFWPIYLKVVNNFSYGNGSQKMLDYRVEKGALEKCVIEDYKEVTPSDFVDYEQMNFQFKDKTKFPAIPFDEIGLKKDEYRQKFPDKVKYRNGVRAFFKGIGSMPGTKKQINTSELVE, from the coding sequence ATGAAATTTAGAGGAATTATTTTAAAAACATTTTTGCTGTTTGGAATTCTTATAGGACATGCCACAGAAATATATGTTTCGCCAAATGGAGGTACAAAAAATACTGGGAAAAAAGATGACCCTGTATCGTTTGAGACGGCTATAAAAATGGCATCAAAACTACTTAAAGAATCTGGTGTGCCCGATGAGAGAATCACGATCCTGGTTTTAGGGGGACACTATCGTTTTGAACGTCCTATAAGTTTAGGAGAAGAATTTAAGGGGACAGCTTCAAGCCCGATAGTAATAAAAGCAGCAAAAGGGGGAAAAGTAGTTTTTGATGGAAGTGTTTTAGTAGATGCAAATAAATTTAAAAAAGTAACAAAAGCTAAGGAAAAGGCTCGTTTATCAAAAAAAGTAATTGATAAAATTGTAGCTGTAACAATTAAAAATGAAGCGATGATTGAGCGTTTTAACGAGTCGTTAATGTTAAACTTAAATTTTAATGGGAAGAACTATCTACCATCAGTTTTTCCTAATGAGGAGTATGCAGATTTTGTAGAAAAAACAGTAACTGCAGAAGTTACTCCACCTGGAATTCCTGTTGGCGAGCAAGATTACGGTCTTAGAGCTGGGTATGTTCCATACTTAGAAGAAGGAAAATCTAGAGGTTGGAAAGGAAGTCTAGAAGAACCTCGTGGTGCACGTGCAAAAATAGACAACAAGGAAAATGAAATGGCCGGAACATGGGTGCAGTGGGAAAATGAATTAAAACGGAATAACAAGCGAAATCAACTAACAGGTTTTATTGAGGCAAATTGGTTATTGAGCTCTCAACCAATTTACGCAGCAAGTGGCAAAGATGAATGTTTGCATTTATCTCGTGCATTAGGTTATGGTTGGGCATGGCGTAAAAACGATAAGCAATTTCGTGTGTTTGGAATGCTTTGCGAACTAGATGCGCCAGGCGAATGGCATTTCGATCCATTAACTAACCGCCTATTCATTTATCCGCCAGAACCTATGACTAAAGACACTAAAATTAGTCTATCTGTAGCAAACGGATTTATGGCATTAGAAAACACGAAGCATGTTCAAATTATTGGTTTATCTGTAACGAATGTAGGTGGCGGAAATGTTTATGCTTTAAGTGGCGAGAATAACTTAGTTGCAAGTTGTGACATTACAAATAGCACAGCTATAGGTGTAGATATATTAGGTAAAAATAATAGTGTTATTGGGTGTGATTTAATCGATTTAAATATACATGCAAGATTAGGCGGAGGAATTGCAGATGGAAATGAAATTACGCCGGCAAATAATAAAATTGAAAATTGCCATATCTATCAAAAACAATTTAAACACGAAAAAGTTAATATTGCAATTAATGGGTGCGGAAATGTATTTAGAAACAATCTGGTGCACAATTCAATTGGTCAAGCACTGGTTGTAAAAGGAAATGAGCAATTAATTGAGCTAAACGAATTCTTTAATATTGGTTTTGAAGAAGGTGATGGAGGAGCTGTTTATTCCGGAGCAGATATGGGAGGTTATGGCAATGTGTATCGATACAATTTTTTCCACCACTTAATACATTGCCCAGGAAAGGTAGGCCGTTCGGGTATACATCTTGATGATGGTCAATCTGGTGCAACGTGTATTGGGAATGTCTTTTACAAATCGGCCGCTAAAGGAATTTTCACATTTGGAGGTGCTGGACATACAATTTATGATAATGTACTACTTGAAGGGGATATCGGTATTTATTTAATGCAGGTATCGGGAGAAAAAGAACGGTTGATGGCGAAAGAAATCAAAGCAGACCCAAATCATCATAGACGCGGAACTAAAGAAGATATGATTGGTAGAGTTGAGGCAAGGATAGGAGATAATGGTTGGGCTAAACCACATTGGATTAATAAGCATCCTACTTTTAATAAAATCATGAGCGATACTGAAACTTATGGTAGGTTCTGGCCAATATACTTAAAGGTTGTTAATAATTTCTCTTATGGTAACGGATCTCAAAAAATGCTTGATTATCGTGTAGAAAAGGGAGCCTTAGAAAAATGTGTTATTGAAGATTATAAGGAAGTTACTCCATCTGATTTTGTGGATTATGAGCAAATGAATTTTCAATTTAAAGATAAAACAAAATTCCCTGCTATACCATTTGATGAAATTGGTTTGAAGAAAGATGAGTATCGCCAAAAATTTCCTGATAAAGTAAAATATAGAAACGGAGTTAGAGCGTTTTTTAAAGGAATTGGAAGTATGCCAGGAACGAAAAAGCAAATAAACACATCTGAATTAGTAGAATAA
- a CDS encoding PKD domain-containing protein, with product MNKLFIFICLLFISVYCHSQHLLVNDSLTRTATIKSINNGNEIIFTPETPALNQIAGAPKAFYTHFWEFGDGHYSTEEKPKHIYKNKGEYEVKLWVTNNYDNGKPPTTRPKKIAVNSITTDYNDIASMDDSFILKRNREPLPEEEMVVVMSYKNEKEYVTNGKIYLFYNELKYKADNFELLETRTHHNEKSISANSFAYTNNIDDDGTYLASVNNDIIKSSAILQDSTVKTNLPLTISESKAIYKDWSLLEFDNMEPNKERNIFFSLKTTPEMVKDTSAIISVRGVYVPDSNYDNHKIKDMEMEIVTSHDPNKMSSNGSIMNYRLVRFKTLKYKIKFQNNGEGPARTIRLETDIPEMLDKSTLEVVDMYPKCDICPKQEVLYSCLDTTYTNTQAIFTFKNIYLPGSEQKNVKEYDSTKGFVKYKIKFAKDFHKKKTKSRTAIIFDKNEPIITNYATTRFIPGISIGAKVGYNSFNDLKNSESYFFGATLSPYKSYRWYWQIELMNNLHNYDAQTNILDEFVQGPQGLRFFQRTTTDISYENIDWDIPVLIRYNVNNYIGLGAGFQNTISLSEKQSQTSLIEQFEGQEPGGFVFNTITDNTSTTNSFTNLRTGLLFEATAGFARIGPSLGARYIMNFKDNFNYWQFYAIWKF from the coding sequence ATGAATAAACTATTCATTTTTATTTGTCTCTTATTTATTTCTGTATACTGTCACTCTCAACATTTGCTTGTAAACGACAGCCTCACAAGAACTGCGACTATTAAGAGTATTAATAATGGAAACGAAATAATATTCACTCCGGAAACACCAGCCCTAAATCAAATAGCCGGTGCACCAAAAGCATTTTATACACATTTCTGGGAATTTGGCGACGGACATTATAGCACCGAAGAAAAACCAAAACACATATATAAAAACAAAGGCGAGTATGAAGTAAAGCTATGGGTTACTAATAATTACGACAACGGTAAGCCTCCAACAACGAGACCTAAAAAAATTGCCGTTAACTCCATTACAACCGACTATAATGATATTGCTTCGATGGACGATAGCTTTATATTAAAGCGTAACCGCGAGCCACTTCCCGAAGAGGAAATGGTGGTTGTAATGAGCTATAAAAATGAGAAAGAATACGTGACCAATGGTAAAATATATTTGTTTTATAATGAGCTTAAATATAAAGCCGATAATTTTGAATTATTAGAAACCAGAACACATCACAACGAAAAAAGCATTTCTGCCAATAGTTTTGCATACACAAATAATATTGACGATGATGGGACTTATCTAGCTTCTGTTAATAACGATATTATTAAATCAAGCGCCATATTACAAGACTCAACAGTAAAGACAAACCTGCCTTTAACCATATCAGAATCTAAAGCTATCTATAAAGATTGGAGCCTTTTAGAATTCGACAACATGGAACCCAACAAGGAGCGCAACATCTTTTTCAGTTTAAAAACAACTCCGGAAATGGTTAAAGATACTAGTGCCATCATTTCTGTTAGAGGTGTTTATGTACCAGATAGCAACTACGATAACCATAAAATAAAAGATATGGAAATGGAAATCGTTACCTCTCACGATCCAAATAAAATGTCATCGAATGGCAGTATTATGAATTATAGATTGGTTCGTTTTAAAACCTTAAAATATAAAATCAAATTTCAGAATAATGGTGAAGGTCCTGCTAGAACTATAAGGTTAGAAACCGATATTCCTGAAATGCTGGACAAATCGACTTTAGAGGTTGTAGACATGTATCCTAAATGCGATATATGCCCCAAACAGGAAGTTTTGTATAGTTGTTTAGATACGACCTATACCAACACTCAGGCTATTTTTACCTTTAAAAATATTTATTTGCCCGGAAGCGAACAGAAAAACGTAAAAGAATACGATTCCACAAAAGGCTTTGTAAAATACAAGATTAAGTTTGCCAAGGATTTTCATAAGAAAAAAACCAAAAGTAGGACGGCTATTATTTTTGATAAAAACGAACCTATTATCACAAACTATGCAACAACTCGATTTATACCAGGCATATCTATTGGAGCTAAAGTAGGTTACAATTCGTTTAACGATTTAAAAAACTCCGAAAGCTATTTTTTTGGAGCCACACTGTCCCCGTATAAATCATATAGATGGTATTGGCAAATAGAATTAATGAATAACCTGCATAACTATGATGCGCAAACCAATATATTAGATGAATTTGTTCAAGGTCCTCAAGGGCTTCGCTTTTTTCAGCGTACCACCACCGATATCTCTTATGAGAATATCGATTGGGATATTCCGGTCTTAATTCGCTATAATGTCAACAATTACATTGGTTTAGGCGCAGGTTTTCAAAACACCATATCGTTAAGCGAAAAACAAAGTCAAACCTCTCTTATAGAGCAATTCGAAGGTCAAGAACCCGGTGGTTTTGTTTTTAATACCATTACAGATAACACCAGCACAACCAATTCTTTTACTAATTTAAGAACAGGTTTATTATTTGAAGCGACTGCTGGCTTTGCTAGAATTGGTCCAAGTTTAGGGGCGCGTTATATTATGAATTTTAAAGACAATTTTAATTACTGGCAGTTTTATGCCATTTGGAAATTTTGA
- a CDS encoding CHAT domain-containing protein, with protein MKKLSLIFFLIYGTTFSQNLEEAIYAAAETFINNKNNASLKLLSTHEAQFKKQVKSKDEQLALVFLQCHKGFYLEKNSQLKDAITTFENALNRFKTNELSKFSDFDIIESCFIPLGNLYTKTGDYTNAENIIKQYIFLAEKSNHTKHQASGIINLSILYKTLEKYETVLKLTSGYLNKEDINRYQKQKVAQLRIDSQIALNKINSVKDIPKTIHNNAYSRFRSTYILQLQNGNYKEALQAFNNAKTHISQDSLSRRKLAKLYLEEAQLYKLLNKLKETKNSLNLALKTLLPNIKPTEFPNKNSLYAENTFIDIFDFYATLQEDYKSALHCYNLSFYVSQLLESNWTSQENKISNQATNRIRSEKCIDIIFDVYQNTKNDTLLFTAFQYAELNKSGVLKEKATKKTLLSQYPNDSLLLKEAYLLKEQEKITNRLINEQLGNSQASIITTLSSDLNAVSIKLKTLKEVITKKYPELNNTNFSVDDIQHKLIKDEAVLIEYFYGQKNIYQFIIDDNRINLNKINLNETTQKCIIDFIHLFDEPSIINDNINTFTTLALTLYNTLNFGKTAAYKNTIIIPDGLLNFIPFEALLTEKTNTKNFSKMPFVVQKQHVIYNTSAAFYIKDKKVENNTNKLLGFFPVFEKTKNSLIYSIDEANAIKEEMHSNLFLKNKATKETFIKNSPDYSILHLSTHANSGNASISASIAFFKETMFLNELYSLNLNANLVVLSACETGVGKRFKGEGAMSIARGFQYAGAQNVLFSLWQINDLSTSQIMQSFYKHYSDNLSANIANQQSKIDYLKDDSISNIKKSPYYWGAFVYYGQLTQPANVNNSKLIYGLIGLLIVLIVLFLLLRIKKPYGKNTTGVSK; from the coding sequence ATGAAAAAACTAAGCTTAATTTTCTTTTTAATTTATGGAACTACTTTTTCTCAAAATTTAGAAGAAGCTATATACGCAGCTGCCGAAACATTTATTAACAACAAAAATAATGCATCCCTAAAACTTTTAAGTACGCATGAAGCCCAATTCAAGAAACAGGTAAAAAGTAAGGATGAACAACTAGCTCTTGTTTTTTTGCAATGCCATAAAGGGTTTTACTTAGAGAAGAACTCGCAATTAAAAGATGCTATAACAACCTTTGAAAATGCCCTGAATCGTTTTAAAACAAACGAACTCTCTAAATTTTCCGATTTCGATATTATTGAAAGCTGCTTTATTCCTCTGGGGAATTTATATACTAAAACAGGCGATTATACCAATGCCGAAAATATAATAAAACAATATATCTTCTTAGCAGAAAAGAGCAACCATACAAAACATCAAGCTAGCGGTATAATTAATCTATCTATTTTATATAAAACCTTAGAGAAGTATGAAACCGTATTAAAATTAACCTCTGGTTACCTTAATAAAGAAGACATAAACAGGTATCAAAAACAGAAAGTTGCCCAGTTACGTATAGACAGTCAAATTGCATTAAATAAAATAAACAGTGTTAAGGATATTCCTAAAACAATCCACAACAATGCTTACAGCAGGTTTAGAAGTACTTACATCCTTCAATTACAAAACGGCAATTATAAAGAAGCATTACAAGCATTTAATAATGCCAAAACGCATATTTCTCAAGACAGCTTGTCCCGAAGAAAACTTGCCAAACTTTACTTAGAAGAAGCTCAACTTTACAAACTATTAAACAAATTAAAGGAGACGAAAAACAGTCTTAATTTAGCTCTCAAAACCTTATTACCCAATATTAAACCTACAGAATTCCCCAATAAAAACAGCCTGTATGCCGAAAATACCTTTATAGATATTTTTGATTTCTACGCCACGCTACAAGAAGATTATAAATCGGCACTTCATTGCTATAACTTAAGCTTTTATGTATCGCAATTATTAGAGAGCAACTGGACCTCCCAAGAAAACAAAATATCGAATCAGGCAACCAACAGAATTCGCAGCGAAAAATGTATCGATATTATTTTTGACGTATACCAAAACACCAAAAACGACACACTTTTATTTACCGCTTTTCAATATGCAGAATTAAACAAATCGGGAGTTTTAAAAGAGAAAGCCACTAAAAAAACACTCTTAAGCCAATACCCGAATGATAGTTTACTCCTTAAAGAAGCCTATTTACTTAAAGAACAGGAAAAAATAACCAATCGTTTAATAAATGAGCAATTAGGCAATTCGCAAGCATCAATAATTACGACCCTAAGCTCAGATTTAAATGCTGTAAGTATTAAACTAAAAACACTTAAGGAAGTTATAACTAAAAAATACCCCGAGTTAAATAATACTAATTTCTCGGTTGATGACATACAACATAAACTCATAAAAGATGAAGCCGTCTTGATTGAATACTTTTATGGACAAAAAAACATCTATCAATTTATAATAGATGATAACCGTATTAATCTCAATAAGATTAATTTGAACGAAACTACACAAAAATGCATTATAGACTTCATTCATTTATTTGACGAACCATCCATAATAAATGATAACATAAATACGTTTACCACCCTAGCCCTTACCCTTTACAACACTTTAAACTTTGGAAAAACGGCAGCCTATAAAAACACAATTATTATTCCAGATGGGTTATTAAATTTTATTCCTTTTGAAGCTTTACTAACAGAGAAAACAAATACAAAGAATTTTTCAAAAATGCCATTCGTTGTACAGAAGCAACATGTTATTTACAATACAAGTGCAGCGTTTTATATAAAAGACAAAAAAGTAGAAAACAATACCAATAAGCTCCTTGGTTTCTTTCCTGTATTCGAAAAAACAAAAAACAGTTTAATTTACTCTATCGATGAGGCTAATGCTATAAAAGAAGAAATGCATTCCAACCTTTTTTTAAAGAATAAAGCAACCAAAGAAACCTTTATTAAAAATAGTCCAGACTATAGCATTTTACATTTGTCTACCCACGCCAACAGTGGCAACGCTTCAATCTCGGCAAGTATAGCGTTTTTTAAAGAGACCATGTTTCTAAATGAACTCTATAGCCTTAACTTAAATGCTAACCTTGTTGTACTGAGTGCCTGCGAAACGGGTGTTGGGAAACGGTTTAAAGGAGAAGGTGCTATGAGTATAGCCAGAGGCTTTCAATACGCCGGTGCACAAAACGTATTATTTTCTTTATGGCAAATAAACGATTTATCCACCTCACAAATTATGCAATCCTTTTATAAACATTATAGCGATAATCTGTCTGCTAATATTGCAAATCAACAATCAAAAATAGATTATTTAAAAGACGACTCTATTAGCAACATAAAAAAATCTCCTTATTACTGGGGAGCATTTGTATATTATGGTCAATTAACACAACCTGCCAACGTTAATAACAGTAAATTAATTTATGGTCTTATTGGCCTATTAATAGTCTTGATTGTATTATTTTTACTGCTGAGAATAAAAAAACCTTATGGAAAAAACACTACAGGAGTTTCTAAATGA
- a CDS encoding retropepsin-like aspartic protease family protein translates to MEKTLQEFLNEKGYVKVKLHLTKTNHFEIKATINGHKGLFILDTGASNSCVGFEAIETFKLKTEDSIIKAAGAGAVDMETKMSKKNKVKIGKWKRNKVVLVLFNLTHVNTALINHNSKPVDGIIGADILKKAKAIIDYEKKYLYLKL, encoded by the coding sequence ATGGAAAAAACACTACAGGAGTTTCTAAATGAAAAAGGATATGTTAAAGTAAAATTGCATCTTACTAAAACAAATCATTTTGAAATAAAAGCAACTATAAATGGCCATAAAGGATTATTTATTTTAGATACCGGAGCATCAAACTCTTGTGTAGGTTTTGAAGCCATCGAAACATTTAAACTTAAAACCGAAGACTCCATTATTAAAGCTGCTGGCGCAGGTGCTGTAGACATGGAAACCAAAATGTCTAAAAAGAACAAAGTGAAAATTGGAAAGTGGAAACGCAATAAGGTTGTTTTGGTTTTGTTTAACCTCACGCATGTAAATACAGCGCTAATAAACCACAATTCTAAGCCTGTAGATGGGATAATAGGCGCGGATATCTTAAAAAAAGCTAAAGCCATAATAGATTATGAAAAGAAATATCTATATTTAAAATTATAA
- a CDS encoding response regulator, which produces MNTSIVIADDHPLMLRGLTDFLTSKGYNIIGSAQDGNAAYNLIVKLKPDIAVLDIRMPHRTGLEIAEACKKNHLNTKVILITFDKEEELYDKAKEFNVFGYILKEFAIEEIETCIEHVINGTPYFSEEIASYLNASNLAQRPEVINSLTKSELKIVKLISESKTSHDIAEDLSISVRTVDKHRSNIVAKLGLDNKPTSLSIWANLNKNHL; this is translated from the coding sequence ATGAATACTTCAATAGTAATTGCTGACGATCATCCATTAATGTTAAGGGGTTTAACTGATTTTTTAACTTCTAAGGGCTATAACATCATAGGAAGTGCCCAGGATGGCAATGCAGCCTACAATCTTATAGTAAAACTAAAACCAGACATAGCTGTTCTAGATATAAGAATGCCTCACAGAACAGGTTTGGAAATCGCAGAGGCTTGTAAAAAAAACCATTTAAATACTAAAGTTATCCTTATTACCTTTGATAAAGAAGAGGAGTTATACGATAAAGCAAAAGAATTTAATGTTTTTGGATACATTTTAAAAGAATTTGCCATTGAAGAAATTGAAACTTGTATTGAACATGTTATAAATGGCACGCCCTATTTTAGTGAAGAAATAGCTTCTTATTTAAATGCAAGCAACTTAGCGCAAAGACCCGAGGTAATAAATTCGTTAACCAAGTCTGAACTTAAAATAGTAAAGCTTATTTCTGAAAGCAAAACAAGCCATGATATTGCAGAAGACCTATCAATTTCTGTTCGTACTGTAGATAAGCACCGAAGTAACATCGTAGCCAAATTGGGCTTGGATAATAAACCTACATCACTTTCAATTTGGGCTAACTTAAATAAAAACCATCTTTAA
- a CDS encoding carboxypeptidase-like regulatory domain-containing protein — MKPLHFFYFKRNLTMFLVFTLLLSVNQTIYSQDTKELNNHYNQYKGKVIDQNSKKPLVLATLSIRGTNITTVTNAEGKFLLKVPKNINESNVVISSLGYENKEISLRQLKASKNNIGLEVHITELSEINIETIKNASELVRETLKKKGENYFSDPTLMTAFYRETIKKRKKNISLSEAVVNIYKAPYKSQKRDKLKLYKSRKSSNYKKLDTLALKLQGGPFNTVYLDIMKYPEYIFTDGLLNDYVFRLDHSTKINNRLIYVINFEQKEDVKKPLYKGQLFIDAEKKILTSAIYSLNITDKKEAARILVRKKPTRADVWPKEVAYRVDYLEKNNKWYYGYSKLLLEFKVNWDYKLFNSVYSMVCEMAVTDWEKNINESVPKYKDRIKPSIIMIEKSIGFSDPNFWGAYNIIEPDKSINFAIKKIQKQLKKAKLKRTALAK, encoded by the coding sequence ATGAAACCGCTTCATTTTTTCTACTTTAAAAGAAACCTTACTATGTTCTTGGTCTTTACATTATTATTAAGTGTAAATCAAACCATTTATTCACAAGACACCAAAGAGTTAAATAATCATTACAATCAATATAAAGGCAAAGTCATAGACCAAAACTCAAAAAAACCTTTAGTTTTGGCTACCTTGTCTATTCGAGGCACTAACATTACTACTGTTACCAATGCAGAAGGTAAGTTTTTATTAAAAGTTCCAAAGAATATAAATGAAAGTAATGTTGTTATATCCTCTTTAGGTTATGAGAATAAGGAGATTTCTTTAAGACAACTTAAAGCTTCTAAAAATAATATTGGATTAGAAGTGCATATAACCGAATTAAGTGAAATAAACATTGAAACTATCAAGAACGCAAGTGAATTAGTTCGGGAAACTTTAAAGAAAAAGGGCGAAAATTATTTTAGCGATCCCACCTTAATGACAGCCTTTTACAGAGAAACAATAAAAAAAAGGAAAAAGAATATATCGCTTTCAGAGGCGGTAGTAAATATTTATAAGGCGCCTTACAAGTCTCAAAAAAGGGATAAACTAAAGCTGTATAAATCCAGAAAGAGTTCGAACTACAAAAAACTTGACACATTAGCACTAAAATTACAAGGGGGGCCTTTTAATACAGTATATTTGGATATTATGAAGTATCCTGAATATATTTTTACTGATGGATTGCTAAATGATTATGTATTCAGGCTCGATCATTCTACAAAAATAAATAACAGGCTTATTTATGTAATAAATTTTGAACAAAAAGAAGATGTTAAAAAGCCTCTTTACAAAGGTCAATTATTTATTGATGCTGAAAAAAAGATCCTTACAAGCGCTATTTATTCATTGAATATAACAGATAAAAAAGAAGCAGCTCGAATACTTGTTAGAAAAAAACCCACGCGAGCAGATGTTTGGCCTAAAGAAGTGGCATACCGTGTAGATTATCTTGAAAAAAATAATAAATGGTATTATGGTTATAGTAAACTTTTATTAGAGTTTAAAGTAAATTGGGATTACAAGTTATTTAATTCGGTTTATAGTATGGTGTGCGAAATGGCTGTTACAGATTGGGAGAAGAATATAAATGAAAGTGTTCCAAAATATAAAGACAGAATTAAGCCTTCAATAATAATGATTGAAAAGTCTATCGGATTTTCAGATCCAAATTTCTGGGGTGCGTATAATATTATAGAACCTGATAAGTCTATCAATTTCGCAATTAAAAAAATACAGAAGCAATTAAAGAAAGCCAAATTAAAAAGAACTGCTCTTGCAAAATAA
- a CDS encoding helix-turn-helix domain-containing protein → MTYNILSIFALEHFAKKNELKTALIKTKIKWNRFIIYGYFVACICNNIAGVIYFTSGYKETTTYQYATAILFFSYFTVILIRALVGSHFGEQIKISKASSFSKEELNRLKTRLEFLMNDQKPFLQFSLTLSELASRMEIKERQLSQFINSYYKMSFQDYINTYRIDEAKSLIEQYRHSGKTILEIVYESGFNSKSAFNFAFKKHTQTTPTNYKKTLQ, encoded by the coding sequence ATGACATATAATATTCTTTCCATTTTTGCTTTGGAGCATTTTGCTAAAAAAAATGAGCTAAAAACAGCTCTCATTAAAACAAAAATAAAATGGAATAGATTTATTATTTATGGTTATTTTGTCGCTTGCATTTGTAATAATATAGCGGGCGTTATTTATTTTACTTCTGGATATAAAGAAACAACAACCTATCAATATGCTACTGCCATTTTATTCTTTTCATATTTTACTGTGATACTAATTAGAGCTCTCGTGGGATCCCATTTTGGAGAGCAGATAAAAATATCCAAAGCATCATCGTTTTCGAAAGAAGAGTTAAACAGGTTAAAGACCAGATTGGAGTTCCTCATGAATGATCAAAAACCTTTTTTGCAATTTAGCTTGACCTTATCTGAATTAGCCTCGAGAATGGAAATAAAAGAAAGGCAATTGTCACAATTTATTAACTCATATTATAAAATGTCCTTTCAGGATTATATCAATACTTATCGTATAGATGAAGCTAAAAGTTTAATTGAGCAATACAGACATTCGGGAAAAACTATTTTAGAAATTGTTTACGAATCTGGTTTCAATTCTAAAAGCGCCTTTAATTTTGCATTTAAAAAGCATACACAAACCACACCCACCAACTATAAAAAAACACTTCAATAA